TAAAGTGGCGCTGACCACCGCCGAAAGGGCGGCCAAGGTGAGTGCATGATTGCAAATTTGCAGACTCCGCCAGCCTTGTCGAGGCCACTTTCCTTTGCCGTCATGCAGGTCGAAGACCTGGATGAAGTGGTGGCGATTGAAAAGAGCGTGTATTCGCACCCTTGGACCCATGGCAATTTTGTCGATTCGATCCAGAGCGGCTACCAGTGCTGGGTGTTGCGCGACGCCGCCGGGATGTTGCTGGGTTATTTTTTCATGATGGCGGTTGTGGATGAAGCGCATTTGCTGAATATCAGTGTCCATGGCGATATGCACAGGCGCGGCATCGGTAAAATGTTGCTGGATCAGGTGTGTGCGGTGGCGCGGCAACGGCAGATGCAGTCGATATTGCTTGAAGTGCGACCGTCGAATACACGTGCGATTGAGATTTACCTGCGCTATGGATTTACAGAGATCGGCCGTCGCCGTGATTATTATCCGGCGGCTGGTGATCAACGAGAGGAAGCGATCGTGATGAGGTTGCCGTTATGAGCGACATGAACCGGCGCAGTGCCTTCCTCGATGAAATTGGGCTGGGGCCAGTCTGGGTCAGGCGTGAAGGCGTTATTGAATTTTCGGATGAGGCACCAGAGGCAATCGAAACCGTGCCGCAACCGGTTGGCGGCGTTGCGCTAGAAGTCGAAGCGGCTTTGCAGGCCGACGTGATGCGGGTTGTTGCCGAATCTCCGATTGAGAACGAACTCGCGGATGGACCCTCGGCGTGGCCCGATGATGGCGTGTTGACGACAGTGCCTGCGCCGCATGTTGCGGTTCCGACCATGGCTTCGCCCCAGGCCATGGATTGGCTGCAATTGCAGCAGGCTGTAGCTGGCTGCACCGCTTGCGGCTTGTGTCATGGACGAAAAAATACAGTGTTCGGGGTTGGCGACAATAAGGCCAAATGGCTGTTTATTGGGGAAGGTCCCGGGCGTAACGAGGATATTCAGGGAGAGCCGTTTGTTGGCCCTGCAGGTAAATTGCTTGACAACATCCTGTTGGCGATGGGACTCAAGCGTGGCGAGAATGCCTATATCGCGAATATCGTCAAATGCCGGCCAACCGACGGCACTGGGCGCGACCGGCCGCCATCGCCGGAGGAGGTCGCTGCCTGTCTGCCGTATCTGCAGCGCCAGATAGAGTTGATCCAGCGACCGTCCTGGTTGCGCTCGGCAAGACTGCGGCTCTGTCGCTGCTTGGCCTCGATGCGGCGACGCCAGTATCCAAGCTGCGCGGCAGCGTGCATCGTTATGCCGATCGTCCACTGATTGTCACCTATCATCCGGCTTATCTGCTGCGGCAATTAGGTGATAAAGGCAAGGTCTGGGCCGATCTGTCCCTGGCGATGAGCACCTATGCGCAGGCCGGTGACTGAGGTGGCCAGCGGCTGCCAGGAAATTTTCCACCGGCGCTGGAACCATTTGGCGGACCCGCATGTGCGGGCGCTGGCTTGGTTGCTGGACGCACCTGATCTGCTTGACGCTGCGGCGCCGCAATGGCAGGGGAAAATCGCCACGTATATCGATCCCGATTTGGCTGTCTGGTTGGCGGAATACGACCAAAATCCGCAGAAATTGCAGGCACTGCATAGCTACATCGGTCGTCTGCCATCGACCCGGCTTGGCCTGTATGCCGAAAAACTGCTGGCGTTCTACTTTGAGCAGCGACAGCTTCTGGTTGCGCACAGCGTGCAAGTCCGGGCGAGCAAGAATGATACCGTGGGCGAATTCGACTTCCTGTTGCGACTCGACGGCGGCGTCGCGCACTGGGAGTTTGCCACCAAGTTTTATCTGCTAGAGAGCAGCGGCGGTGCCTTGCAAGCCGATGATTTCCTCGGACCCAACCTGGCCGATTCGCTGGGCGCAAAGATGCAAAAAATCCTGCAGCAGCAACTGGCGCTGTCGCTGCATCCGGCCTCGCAGGCGCACTTGGCCGAGCCAGTGACAGCAGCGAAAGCGCTGGTGAAGGGCTGGTTGTTTTATCCGGAAGATGAATCGCGTCAGTCGGCGGTTCCTGGCGTATCTGCACATGCTTGCCGTGGCTATTGGTGCAGCATGTCCACTTTGCAACTGGATGAAAGTGCGTTGTATCAACTGCTGCCGCGCCAGCGGTGGCTGGCGCCAGCAAAGATCGCTGTTGATCAGGCGCTCAGCCCGGCCGCAGCGCAACTTGCCTTGTCGCAGCATTTCGCTGTCGATGGATCGCCGCTGTTGCTGGCAACTCTGCGCGCTGAGGGCGAACATGCGCTGGAAAACCGACGCGGATTCGTGGTGCCGGATGACTGGGCCGGTCGTGCCGCGCAGCAGCGGCATTTGAACGCCGCGGCTGCAGGACCCGGATAATCAACGGTGTTGTCCCCGCAAGAGTCGGAAGCGGTGCTTCTGGACGATTAGTGTTTGACTTCACCAATCAACGCCAGCGAATCATGTTCGCGCTGGTTGGCTGCGTGCTTGCGCATGATGAAAAACATGATGCCGGCGACGAAGAAGCCGAACATGAAAATCACGATGTTGACGTCAAGATCGATCTTGATCATGAATGCGTATAGCACCAACATGGTCAGGACAGACAGGTTTTCATTGAAGTTTTGCACGGCGATCGAGTGGCCCGCGCTCATCAGCACGTGGCCGCGGTGTTGCAGTAGCGCGTTCATGGGCACTACGAAATAACCGGACAGGGCGCCGATGATGATCAGCAGCGGGTAAGCGACCCAGACTGAATGCACTACGGTCATTCCCATCACCACCAGGCCCATCACGATACCCATCGGCATGACCGTCAATGATTTCTTCAAGGGAACCATGCGGGCTGCCGCGATTGCGCCGATGGCGACGCCGAAGGCGACCACGCCTTGCAGGATGGCAGCCTTGTCGAGCGGCATGCCGAGCGATTTCTCAGCCCATTTCAATACGATGAATTGCAGTGTCGCGCCGGCACCCCAGAATAGCGTGGTAACTGCCAGTGAAATCTGGCCTAGCTTATCTTTCCAAAGAATCGAACAGCAATTGGCAAAGTCGGCGATCAGCTTGCTTGGACGATGCTGCTGATGGGCGTAGCGAGCGCCTGTATCAGGAATCCTGAGGTTAAAAATGGTGGCGACGATATACAGCATGGCAATCACTGTCAGCGCCGCGTGGGTCGGCGTGTTCAGGTTCCAGTTCAGGACAGGGACATGTAGTTGCAGCAGGACGGACACAACTTGCGGGTTGACCAGTGCGCCTCCCAAGACCGTGCCGAGGATGATGGAGGACACTGTCAGGCCCTCGATCCAGCCATTGGCTGCTACCAGCTTTTCCGGCGGCAACAACTCAGTCAGGATGCCATATTTGGCAGGTGAGTATGCTGCTGCACCGAAGCCGACAATCGCATAGGCGATCAGCGGATGGACATCGACGAACATCATCAGGCAGCCAAATATCTTGATCATGTTGGTGATGAACATCACCCTGCCTTTGGGCAGCGAATCGGCGAAAGCGCCGACAAAAGCCGCTAACAGCACGTAAGACAACACAAAAAATAATTTCAGCAGCGGCGTCATCCAGTCTGGCGAAGACATTTCAGCCAGTAAGGCTATTGCCGCTATAAGCAGGGCGTTATCGGCCAGCGAAGAAAAAAACTGCGCTGCCATGATGGTGTAAAAACCGCGATTCATCCGCATCCCAGAATGTAACAATGTGTCCCCGGCCTGCTTTATACCATGAAAATATGACCGATCCGTGATTATGAGAGTGTCAAAAGCGAAAACGTTCGAGACGATAATCGGATTGCTAATCCATCATCAACGACGCATCCGGTAAAATAGCCGGCTACTAAGAATCGTCACACATTCCTCACTGCCATGCCCAGACCTCTCGTCGCCACCATCGATATTTCTGCTTTGCAGCATAACTTGCGTATCGCCAAATCGCATGCCCCTGATGCAAAAATCTGGGCAGTGGTCAAGGCCAACGCATATGGCCATGGATTGGAACGCGCCATACGCGGTTTCGCTGAAGCCGACGGTCTGGCATTGATTGAGCCGGAAAATGCGCTACGCTTGCGCGAGCTCGGCTGGCAAAAACCGATCCTGCTGCTGGAGGGGATATTCGATGCCGCCGACCTTGAGACTGTGATGCTGGCCAAACTGGATTTGCCGTGCATTGCACCGAGCAGATCGCGTGGCTTGAACGTGCTGCCCAGAGTGGCCCGCTGGATGTTCACCTCAAAATGAATAGTGGCATGAACCGGCTGGGCTTCAAGTCAGATGTCTATCGCACCGCCTATCAACGCTTGCGGACGATTCCCGCAGTGCGCAAGATTACCCTGATGACCCATTTCGCCAACGCCGACGATCCGCTGAATCCGGGCTTGCCCTTGCTGCAACAGGTACAGCAGTTCGAGCAAGGCGTTGCCGGCTTGCCGGATGAGCGAAGCATTGCCAATTCGGCAGCCGACCTGATGCATCCCGAACTGAAGTCAGATTGGGTGCGGCCCGGCATCATGTTGTATGGCGCCAGCCCGGGCGCCACAAGTGCCGAGCAGTTCGGTTTGCGGCCGGCGATGACGCTGCGCAGCAAAATTATCGGCATCCAACGCATCGAGGCAGGTGAGGCAATTGGTTATGGCAGCCGTTTTGTGGCGGCCGGGCCGATGCTGATCGGCGCGGTGGCATGCGGTTACGCCGACGGTTACCCACGTCATGCGCCGAACGGCACGCCTGTACTGGTTGACGGCGTGCGCACCGGCACGGTTGGACGGGTATCGATGGACATGTTCTCGGTCGATCTGACCAATGTGCCAGGCGCAGGCATCGGCAGCGCGGTGACCTTATGGGGTGAGGGTTTGCCAATTGACGAAGTGGCGCACGCGGCCGGCACGATCGGCTATGAATTGATGTGCGCGCTGGCAGCGCGGGTTAAAGTAGTGGAATTGTGACATTGCATTGGGCGATCAGCAGCATCCACTCTGTATCTGCTTTTATATTCACATCTGTTTTGTAATTTTGTAATTTAACCGTCTTAATTTCGTTCATCGGGAACTGAGTAATACGCCACGCTGCGGTGGTTTTCAAACTCCGTTTCACAAATAAAAAAATGGCCAAAGCTAAAACCAATTACACCTGTACCGAATGTGGCGGCGTCGCCAATAAGTGGACCGGCCAATGCCCGTCATGCGGCAATGGAACACGCTGGTGGAAACCGTTGTCGAGGCGGTTGGCAATCGTTTTTCCAACCAGCACCAAGGCCTGGCGCAAACGGCGCCAGTAATGACGCTGGCCGACATCGAGGCGATTGACGTGCCGCGCTTCGGCACCGGTATCGAAGAATTCGACCGCGTGCTCGGCGGTGGCCTGGTGGCCGGTGGTGTGGTACTGATTGGCGGCGATCCGGGGATCGGCAAATCGACATTGCTGCTGCAGGCGCTGGCCAACTTGTCGAAAATTAAAAAGTGCTGTACGTCAGCGGCGAAGAATCCGGCGCGCAGATTGCGTTGCGCGCCAAACGGCTGGCAGTGGATGCGCAGGATCTCAAGCTACAGG
This DNA window, taken from Collimonas arenae, encodes the following:
- the rimI gene encoding ribosomal protein S18-alanine N-acetyltransferase, whose translation is MIANLQTPPALSRPLSFAVMQVEDLDEVVAIEKSVYSHPWTHGNFVDSIQSGYQCWVLRDAAGMLLGYFFMMAVVDEAHLLNISVHGDMHRRGIGKMLLDQVCAVARQRQMQSILLEVRPSNTRAIEIYLRYGFTEIGRRRDYYPAAGDQREEAIVMRLPL
- the lplT gene encoding lysophospholipid transporter LplT, whose amino-acid sequence is MNRGFYTIMAAQFFSSLADNALLIAAIALLAEMSSPDWMTPLLKLFFVLSYVLLAAFVGAFADSLPKGRVMFITNMIKIFGCLMMFVDVHPLIAYAIVGFGAAAYSPAKYGILTELLPPEKLVAANGWIEGLTVSSIILGTVLGGALVNPQVVSVLLQLHVPVLNWNLNTPTHAALTVIAMLYIVATIFNLRIPDTGARYAHQQHRPSKLIADFANCCSILWKDKLGQISLAVTTLFWGAGATLQFIVLKWAEKSLGMPLDKAAILQGVVAFGVAIGAIAAARMVPLKKSLTVMPMGIVMGLVVMGMTVVHSVWVAYPLLIIIGALSGYFVVPMNALLQHRGHVLMSAGHSIAVQNFNENLSVLTMLVLYAFMIKIDLDVNIVIFMFGFFVAGIMFFIMRKHAANQREHDSLALIGEVKH
- a CDS encoding DUF1853 family protein, which produces MRRPVTEVASGCQEIFHRRWNHLADPHVRALAWLLDAPDLLDAAAPQWQGKIATYIDPDLAVWLAEYDQNPQKLQALHSYIGRLPSTRLGLYAEKLLAFYFEQRQLLVAHSVQVRASKNDTVGEFDFLLRLDGGVAHWEFATKFYLLESSGGALQADDFLGPNLADSLGAKMQKILQQQLALSLHPASQAHLAEPVTAAKALVKGWLFYPEDESRQSAVPGVSAHACRGYWCSMSTLQLDESALYQLLPRQRWLAPAKIAVDQALSPAAAQLALSQHFAVDGSPLLLATLRAEGEHALENRRGFVVPDDWAGRAAQQRHLNAAAAGPG